From a region of the Etheostoma cragini isolate CJK2018 chromosome 20, CSU_Ecrag_1.0, whole genome shotgun sequence genome:
- the LOC117935805 gene encoding transport and Golgi organization protein 1 homolog isoform X3, giving the protein MSPQTMESMEGKEHQMLKSIANEGEDNNREPGEEESNPASGTDQDFFTQSDISLGPDVSIVDLNVNSSGQSVGDGEKDKPGDVVGVGPEIQNQIDNTEESTDTSVTGAGSDGHEGEGNNAETDVLHREVPKPQTDDSAEESRVSSGAGGSCGKSQPSFLSSGTAEERNEPTSNEDNTLPAHRVETNVDHSDSLAMIDDNTERETRQGELGEEGISQEFGSAHSTNRSTETMYGNGSEEDRRTFSTSESTGQMDNNEDQDSVSPDMQQGSTQSDGDAHELEETVEETETDGESNLRPVQTETTELQKDMLNESGLKPAIGPETEEVEESKEEEKLGGVEELKEEGTQQDVKETKEEEKLGGIEDVKKEEKQREVKETKKEGKQEVKEIKEDWKQEEIEELKEGEQQQGVKEMKEEGKKQEVEETKEWRKQEEIEKLKEEKKQEVKEIKEEGKQEEVDKLKEKKKQEKVEEIKEEDNQEEEEGEQGEEEELNEEGKKVEIKEGRKKEIEGLKEEEKIEELKEVERENKQEKKEGEEKQVQSHLEVLMENRIHSLSPTQKASESPESESSGKETHGENSPQMDEEKREGENKKQEEVKENQETENLEGERRTKGKEGSLNCSNKLCPHASEDNFVGVDSVNKSSSIGEGTKETGKQNPVTDNDLMLADRKGVSQMVPVDDTERDKDVRQEEEEKKDDDAKAEEGKEKQVEQKNNDVLHSVVSDQNSLPNQVLLSRTAENKDDDQLYSSEADNTELSDNNVIPQGDKTKSEDTETSSKGISTENETEQIHSDYMIDTVENTDREEREVNVKHDDVRVNQGRDVSTGGTVFKTEEGMENSVSSSDPVESQAVKSQQTAPRHPSGSSHMSDGHNKGAAETGSAGAFGLFKNAFSFFSQTPVTETKESPESAPILDSDKGETSKAQASLPPEPVQDSTTDSSQVHMQDLHTDSPITLSQQQLQPLFTETQTSSPAPTQTRSHPSESSIQKKTLTKHYKNLLTYMSAYETTIMMELFGRHKLQFLDYVLGSSETTTDDPDNDESILLDIERLLRYHRETLVAPSMRLTDAPQEDKEKTTTLIALQKLEMLLARVRETFNTAEASCVGESCSSHSKDKEMAIEEDPSVCLDNHTPRDKWMGLGEEKDGGLSGGPEKEKVTEDKTKEGKGKRSGGESVSPESCPPIQPGSPQSPEGVMNQIVDFVHQIAEDSTTHVCAVRELLIWLTEQVVSTLPDDIRPGPDLYGVPWEPVIITSVVGLVTMLLFTCRCYSSVKSRMYQGKERRMAEQVAQLLDEKCKVLETLSKCQQEYDDLESSLMDSGVLAQTQKTEHLEVKARQLEHAKRELDRDLEELKDQLDQQREHRIEQEKRIAVLEESMKTFEEETKDLQSQEEQAQTTLKVYNMNSDRLQRNLETAGEENTLLQESNAQLRQQVEGWAERVSELEAEMSRCEVAHGGMLQDVANKDERIMSLTDRLLSMKAWDSELEEEEDEEGEGKEASNGTAGRGKENGRGDILDTQGHLQKVQKLIYAAKLNADLKSVDEDKDRLFAKLNDEVKAKEDLQARIEELDNEKLSLQSDTEQYSDQVQRLQQKLQIMTEMYQENELKLHRLLTVEEKERMQKEDKLNKADKNITMAMEELSNYRQRAGEMEEELEKTKQSYQTQMSAHEKKAHNNWLAARAAERELADIRRENALFRQKLTDTQFKLDALDKDPYALDSLARPLPFRAERSPYGPSPLGRPASETRAFLSPPTLMDGPPARLSPRVSRGPVEPPGSHGEMERSGGPHSDSGSISPTWERDRRAPPPGAPGLSGYMFPEQGGPMYRRPPPGALGLLPPPGPLHPRGLPPLPHHPADMADGLYRENSHGPGEQEHRESGPGDRRTPPEMDPRMGGAPPPGPPMGPMDGPYPRRSPYGPPPPDFYPPRGPGGPAMMPMWAPPRPGMMFPPRFPPGGPPHPHFAPPMRPPLPDGHLHPSMGPPPPQQSLPSPPQSQSPEEHTPSSEDAI; this is encoded by the exons ATGTCTCCTCAGACCATGGAGAGTATGGAGGGTAAAGAACATCAGATGCTCAAATCTATAGCTAATGAGGGTGAGGATAATAACAGAGAgccaggagaagaagaaagtaatCCTGCAAGCGGCACTGATCAGGATTTTTTTACCCAGTCTGACATCAGTTTAGGGCCTGACGTGAGTATTGTGGATTTGAATGTAAACTCCAGTGGACAATCTGTAGGCGATGGTGAGAAGGACAAACCAGGGGACGTGGTTGGGGTAGGGCCCGAGATCCAAAATCAGATCGACAACACAGAAGAATCCACTGATACTTCTGTTACTGGTGCTGGAAGTGATGGTCATGAAGGTGAAGGAAACAATGCAGAAACAGATGTACTTCACAGAGAGGTTCCCAAGCCTCAGACTGATGACTCAGCAGAAGAAAGTCGGGTTAGCAGTGGAGCTGGAGGAAGCTGTGGAAAGAGTCAGCCTTCTTTCTTATCCTCAGGCACAGCTGAGGAGAGAAATGAACCTACCTCCAACGAGGATAACACTTTACCTGCGCACAGAGTAGAAACCAATGTTGATCATTCTGATTCACTTGCTATGATTGACGataacacagaaagagagacacggCAGGGTGAGTTAGGAGAGGAGGGCATCTCTCAGGAGTTTGGTTCAGCTCATTCTACTAATAGAAGTACTGAAACTATGTATGGCAATGGCTCAGAGGAGGACAGAAGAACATTTTCCACTAGTGAGAGCACAGGACAGATGGACAACAATGAGGACCAGGACTCTGTGTCTCCAGATATGCAGCAGGGGAGCACACAGAGTGATGGTGATGCACACGAGCTAGAGGAGACCGTAGAAGAAACTGAGACAGACGGTGAAAGCAACCTCCGGCCAGTTCAAACGGAGACAACAGAGTTACAGAAAGACATGTTGAATGAAAGTGGTCTCAAGCCAGCTATAGGCCCTGAAACCGAGGAAGTGGAGGAgtcaaaggaagaggaaaagctGGGGGGGGTAGAAGAGTTAAAGGAAGAGgggacacagcaggac GTGAAGGAgacaaaggaagaagaaaaactgggTGGGATAGAAGATgtaaagaaagaggagaaacaaagggaagtgaaggagacaaagaaagagggaaaacaggaagtaaaggaGATAAaggaagactggaaacaggaggAGATAGAAGAGTTAAAGGAAGGGGAGCAACAGCAGGGCGTAAAGGAGATGaaggaagaggggaaaaaacaagaagTGGAGGAGACAAAGGAATGGAGGAAACAGGAGGAGATAGAAAAGttaaaggaagagaagaaacaggaagtaaaagagATAAAGGAAGAAGGGAAACAGGAGGAGGTGGacaagttaaaagaaaagaagaaacaggaGAAAGTGGAGGAGATAAAAGAAGAGGACaaccaggaggaggaagagggagagcagggggaggaagaagagtTAAATGAAGAGGGGAAGAAAGTGGAGATAAAGGAGGGGAGGAAGAAGGAAATAGAGGGgttaaaagaagaggagaaaattGAAGAGTTAAAGGAGGttgagagagaaaataaacaagagaagaaagagggTGAGGAAAAGCAAGTGCAGTCTCATTTGGAGGTATTAATGGAAAACAGGATCCACTCTTTATCTCCCACTCAGAAAGCCAGTGAAAGCCCGGAGTCAGAGAGCAGCGGGAAAGAGACACACGGTGAGAACAGCCCACAGATGGacgaagagaagagagagggagaaaacaagaaacaggAGGAAGTTAAGGAAAACCAGGAGACTGAGAATTTGGAGGGTGAGAGGAGGACCAAAGGGAAAGAAGGGAGCCTTAATTGTTCAAACAAGCTTTGTCCTCATGCTAGTGAAGACAACTTTGTGGGGGTTGATTCTGTAAATAAGTCAAGCTCAATAGGTGAAGGGACAAAGGAGACAGGGAAGCAGAATCCAGTGACAGACAATGATCTAATGCTAGCAGATAGGAAAGGAGTGAGTCAGATGGTACCAGTTGATGACACGGAGAGAGATAAGGATGTaagacaggaggaggaagaaaaaaaagatgatgatgCTAAGGCCgaggaggggaaagaaaagCAGGTTGAGCAGAAAAACAATGATGTGCTACATTCCGTGGTGAGTGACCAAAACAGCCTGCCTAATCAAGTTTTACTTAGCCGGACAGCTGAGAACAAAGATGATGATCAGTTATATTCCAGTGAGGCAGACAACACTGAGCTTTCTGACAACAACGTGATCCCTCAGGGAGATAAAACTAAGTCTGAAGACACTGAAACCAGCAGCAAAGGGATTTCCACTGAGAATGAAACTGAGCAAATACACTCGGATTATATGATAGACACAGTGGAGAACACTGACAGGGAAGAGAGGGAGGTCAACGTAAAGCATGATGATGTAAGGGTGAATCAGGGCAGAGATGTGAGTACAGGTGGTACTGTATTCAAGACAGAGGAAGGAATGGAGAATTCCGTTTCGTCGAGTGACCCTGTTGAAAGCCAGGCTGTGAAATCTCAACAAACTGCTCCTCGACATCCATCTGGTTCTTCACATATGTCAGATGGCCACAATAAAGGAGCAGCAGAGACTGGAAGTGCAGGAGCGTTCGGCCTTTTCAAAAACGCCTTTAGCTTTTTTAGCCAAACGCCTGTCACTGAAACTAAGGAATCCCCGGAATCTGCCCCAATTTTGGATTCGGACAAAGGTGAGACATCTAAGGCACAAGCCTCTCTCCCTCCTGAGCCAGTACAGGATTCAACCACTGATTCAAGTCAGGTTCACATGCAAGATTTGCACACAGACTCTCCCATCACCTTGTcacaacagcagctgcagcctctCTTTACAGAGACCCAGACATCATCTCCTGCCCCGACGCAGACCCGTTCTCATCCCTCAGAAAGCTCCATCCAAAAGAAAACCCTCACCAAACATTACAAGAACCTTCTCACCTACATGAGCGCGTATGAGACAACTATTATGATGGAGCTCTTTGGACGACACAAGCTGCAGTTTTTGGATTACGTTTTAGGGAGCTCAGAAACCACGACCGATGACCCCGATAATGACGAATCGATATTGTTGGATATAGAAAGGCTTCTGCGTTATCACAGGGAGACACTGGTCGCTCCTAGCATGAGGCTCACGGATGCACCACAGGAGGACAAAGAAAAGACCACAACACTCATCGCACTTCAGAAGCTAGAAATGCTGTTGGCAAGAGTGAGAGAGACTTTCAACACAG CTGAGGCCAGCTGTGTTGGTGAATCCTGTTCGAGTCACAGTAAAGATAAGGAAATGGCCATTGAGGAAGATCCTTCTGTATGCCTGGATAACCACACTCCAAGAGATAAATGGATGGGGCTGGGtgaagagaaagatggaggactGAGTGGAGGCCCGGAAAAAGAGAAGGTGACTGAGGATAAGACAAAAGAAGGGAAGGGAAAAAGAAGTGGAGGAGAGAGCGTGTCCCCCGAGTCCTGTCCTCCGATTCAGCCAGGATCTCCACAGTCCCCGGAAG GGGTAATGAATCAAATTGTGGACTTTGTTCATCAGATCGCTGAAGATTCAACCACTCATGTTTGTGCAGTGAGAGAGCTCCTCATATGGCTTACTGAACAG GTTGTATCAACACTGCCTGATGACATCAGACCCGGGCCAGACCTGTATGGGGTGCCATGGGAACCAGTCATCATCACCAGTGTGGTGGGGCTGGTGACAATGCTGTTGTTCACCTGTAGATGTTATAGCTCT GTCAAAAGCAGAATGTATCAAG GTAAGGAACGGCGGATGGCTGAGCAGGTTGCGCAGCTGCTGGATGAGAAGTGTAAAGTCCTTGAGACTCTCAGCAAATGTCAACAAGAG TATGATGACCTGGAGAGCTCACTAATGGACAGTGGTGTCTTGGCCCAAACTCAGAAGACAGAACATCTCGAG GTTAAAGCCAGACAGTTGGAACATGCTAAAAGGGAGCTTGACAGGGATCTGGAAGAGCTAAAGGATCAACTGGACCAACAGAGAGAACACAGGATAGAGCAAGAAAAGAGg ATTGCAGTGCTTGAAGaaagcatgaaaacatttgaagaagAAACCAAAGACCTCCAGTCACAGGAAGAGCAG GCTCAAACCACTCTGAAAGTGTACAATATGAACAGTGACAGACTACAGAGGAATCTGGAAACAGCTGGAGAGGAGAACACACTGTTACAGGAGAGCAATGCTCAG TTGAGGCAGCAGGTGGAGGGATGGGCAGAAAGAGTAAGTGAGTTGGAGGCGGAGATGAGCAGGTGTGAGGTCGCCCACGGGGGGATGCTGCAGGATGTGGCCAACAAGGATGAGCGTATAATG TCCTTGACAGATCGGCTGCTGAGCATGAAAGCTTGGGATTCAGAactggaggaagaggaagatgaggaaggAGAAGGGAAGGAGGCATCCAATGGTACAgcagggagaggaaaggaaaatggGAGAGGAGACATTTTGGACACACAAGGCCATCTCCAGAAAGTCCAGAAACTTATCTATGCTGCTAAG CTGAATGCAGATCTCAAATCAGTAGATGAAGACAAAGACCGATTATTTGCCAAACTGAATGATGAAGTCAAAGCTAAAGAAGACCTGCAAG CGAGAATTGAGGAGCTGGATAACGAGAAATTATCTCTGCAGTCGGACACTGAGCAGTACTCAGATCAG GTTCAAAGATTACAACAGAAACTCCAGATTATGACAGAAATGTACCAGGAGAATGAGCTTAAATTACACAG GCTGCTGACAGTGGAGGAGAAGGAGCGCATGCAGAAAGAAGATAAGTTAAATAAAGCCGACAAAAACATTACTATGGCCATGGAAGAACTCAGCAACTATAG ACAACGAgcaggagagatggaggaggagctggagaaaaCCAAACAGTCTTACCAGACTCAAATGTCAGCACATGAGAAGAAGGCTCACAATAACTGG CTGGCAGCCCGTGCAGCGGAAAGAGAGCTAGCAGATATCCGGAGAGAGAACGCCCTCTTCAGACAGAA gctgacagacacacagtttaAACTGGACGCCCTGGACAAAGATCCCTACGCCTTGGACAGCCTGGCTAGACCTCTGCCTTTCAGAG CTGAAAGGTCACCATATGGTCCATCTCCTCTGGGTCGACCTGCATCTGAAACCAGAGCTTTTCTGTCTCCTCCTACGTTAATGGACGGACCACCTGCTAGACTGTCTCCACGag TGTCTCGAGGTCCAGTAGAGCCCCCAGGTAGCCACGGAGAGATGGAGCGGAGTGGAGGTCCTCATTCTGACAGTGGCTCAATCTCTCCAACATGGGAGAGAGATCGTAGGGCCCCCCCACCAGGAgccccag gtctctcaggctATATGTTCCCAGAACAAGGAGGTCCGATGTACAGGAGACCTCCTCCAGGAGCTCTAGGCCTCTTGCCTCCACCCGGCCCCCTCCATCCTAGGGGTCTCCCCCCATTACCTCATCACCCTGCAGACATGGCGG ATGGCTTATACAGAGAAAACAGCCATGGGCCTGGTGAACAGGAACACAGAGAG TCTGGTCCTGGTGACCGAAGGACTCCCCCTGAAATGGATCCAAGGATGGGGGGCGCACCCCCACCTGGACCCCCAATGGGCCCCATGGACGGTCCCTATCCTCGTAGATCCCCATATGGACCACCACCTCCTGACTTTTACCCTCCTAGGGGACCTGGGGGCCCTGCCATGATGCCTA TGTGGGCCCCTCCTCGTCCAGGGATGATGTTCCCTCCTCGTTTCCCTCCAGGTGGACCTCCTCATCCTCACTTTGCTCCCCCCATGCGGCCCCCTTTACCCGACGGCCACCTACATCCTTCCATGGGTCCTCCCCCTCCTCAGCAGTCTCTTCCCTCCCCACCACAAAGCCAGTCGCCAGAGGAGCACACACCCTCGTCTGAAGACGCCATTTGA